GCGGAACAGCCGGTTGGCGTGGCCGGCACTTCACCCAGGCCGGCAATTTCCGAGGCACTTAGCACACGACTGTAAATTCGGACATCGTCCAAACTGCCGTTGAAATAATTTGCGCCGTTAATCGTAGTGCCGTTGCTCGCCACATCGGTCAGTGCGCCAATCAAGAAAAACTGACTGGTTTTGCTGCCGGTGTCGAACGTGCTAGTGCCTTGCAGAACGCCGTCGACATACAACTGCACGATGCCCGTGCTGACATCCCGGGTCATGGCAATATTGTGCCACTGACCATTGTTGATAGCGCTAGTGCTATACACGCCACCGGTGTCTCCCACGTAAATGCCGATGTCGCCCGCGGCATTCAGCGTGCCCCAATTAATGTCGTTGGTACCGCCGCTTTCCTCCACACCGGTGATGGCAGGAGCCATGTAATGAATGTTGTTGCCAGTTTGCGTCGTTTTAACCCACACATCCAGAGTGCTGGTGGAACCTAAAATTGGCGCTAAATTACTGGCCACTTGCACGGCCGATTCGTTACTTTTTTCATATTGACCGTCTCCGCTAAACGAGAGCGCGAAGGGACCAATACGCCCTGCAACCCACGCAGGCTTGGTTGTGCCGACGAGCGTGCCAGTGTCGGTGCCGGCGGAATCGACACCCGTTGTGCCAGAACCGGCATCGAACTGATACCAATCGACCGGCCCTAGTAGTTCGCCAATTTCCGCCGACCGGGCGCTTTCCAGTCCAGCAGTATTTACAGCAGTTATGACATAGTAATAATTATTGCCCGAGATGCTGGCATCGGCATAGCTGGGCAGCGCCAAGTTGGTGGCGATAGGCGTTACACCTTCGCCGCCGCTGGTGAAACCACGATAAACATTGTAAGTGACCGCCCCTACAGGAACGCTCCAAGTGAGTGTGATCGCTCCGCTGCCTGGCAGGCCAACTAAATTGGTCGGCGCGGGCGACAGAGTTGTAACCACCACATCACCAGGATTGCTGAAGCCGGAGGCATTAAAGGCTTGGATTAGATATTCGTATTGCTCGCCCGGGATTAGGCCGGCACCGCTATTGTTGTCGGTGAATGTCGTCGAATTGGCCGCTAAGCTGGCAATTTGAGTGAAGGGTCCGCCGGCGGTGCTGCGGAAAATGGTGTACCCCTGCTCGGTCATAGCATTGTCGATCCACTGCAACGAAACTTGCGTGGTCGAAACATTTGTAGCCGCCGCACCGGTTGGAGCAGGAAGCGAAACCGTACTGCCGACACCGGGCGTGCCATTGGTGGTTGTGCTGGCGCGCCAATTGGCGGAGTTATTTAAATCGGGATCGACGGCCGGATTGATCACTTCCAACGTGGAGCCCGATCCGTGAGTCGTGGAATACCAATTGGGACTGTAGGTGAAATCGGCCAGCACTTGCCCGAAGGCATCGTCTAGTTCGACTTCTTCGCCACTGTTGCTGAAACTTTGGCCGGTTGAAAGGTAATCGCCCAGAATCAACGGTCCCGTGCCGTACAGCGACTGAAAAGCCGCCGTGTTGTGCACCAACACGCCAACCTGTCCCGGCGCAAGCGTCACGTTGCCGAACGTGTAATCGATGCCGTTGGTAAAACTAACGCCTGCTAAATTCAGTGTTTGGCTGCCGAAGTTTTCCAGTTCCACAAATTCAAAATCGTCATTGTTGTATGGGCTTCCTTTAGGTGGCTTGGCCGGGTCGTAATTCAGTTCTGTAATTCGCAGCGAATTTTTCACCGCGTTGTTGGGAGCCGTGACCACAAATTGTGTAGATCCGGCGTTCACGCTCGACCAATGGCTCCAGCGGCCGTTGGAATCCAACATTCGCACTCGTACCCGGTAGGTGTGACCGGGAATGAGTCCGATGTTCGAAGGAATGGTGATCGTCGGGCTGTACGTGGTAATAACGCCGCTATCCCACACGGCGTTAACTTCTAAATTGGGATCAAGGCCCGACACATTCGTAACATCGGCAATGCGCCACTCCACGCCGGCAAATGTGCCACCCAAGTTGCCGGCGGCAAAGGAACCGGTAGAAAACGTTAGATCGTCCAGCGGAAAATCAGCATCGCCCGTGTAGGTTACGGTGGCCGTCAGCGGTGCAGCCGCGGCATCGGCCGTAGTAATGACCGTGCTGTCCAAATAGGAAATTCGGCTTTGCTCAAAAGACTTGAGACGCGCCACCATGCCGGCAAAATCTTGAGTGGGCGAACCATTCGCGTAATATCGCCCGACGCCAGCTTTGGAAGAATTCACGTCGCTGGAAGTTTCAATCGGATTGTAATCCCACATCGCAGCATCGGCCTGCACCAGCGTGGGACCGGCGCCCGAAGGATTGACTTCGTTAGCATACGTGTCGGCCAGCTTACTGATGTTTTCCGGCGAGAACAATAAATCTTCCAAACTGCGAACCGTGTCACGATACTGAATTTGCAAAGAGAGATACGCCAAAATAGCCGAGGTAAACGGCGTGATGTCGCCATTGGTCGGCTGGTAATTCACGTACCACGTTAAATCGGTATCCCAGGGAATAATTTCCCACAGCCCCGTGTCGGGATTGTGGTAATACAAATAATTCTTGCCGAAGCCAATGTCCCAGTTGTGAATCATTTCGGTCACGGCTTGATACGCGTAGAACTCCGGCAGGTCGATGTTGGCTTCGATCCACGCTTCGCTGGGATGATTGTTCAGCGCGTTGATGAAAGCGGTCAAATCGGACCCGTCACTGGGTTCAGTGGGGCCCTGATTTTTGGACGTGCCGGCGCCATTTTCAATTTTGTATAAATTTCCGTCGGGCAAATCGTGAGAATCAAGGAAGTGGCCATCGGGTTCCTCGACCATTAAGTACAAGCCTTGGAAATCGGTTGTGTACTGGCTGGTTCCAGTGGCCGAAGAGTTTTCGACAATCCGAAGCTCGGTCGGTATGGTGCCCGGAGCCGGCACGCCAGCTTCATTGAACAGCGCGAACGACATGGTTTCGAACAGGCCTTGCTCGCCGCGATCGCCAATGTCGCCTTGTTGAATATCGGCGCCCAGGTCAAGTTTTTTCCACGTCGTGGGATAGGGCGTGCCATCGGCATAGTAGGCTTGGAAGTCGTGTCCGTTTTCGAAGTCGATCTTCCACATGTTCTTGCCCATGGCGTACCGCCATACGCCGCCGCGAGCTCGGTAATGAATGCCGTCGTACACCACGCCGTTGTAAACCAACGTGCCGGAGAAGGCA
The window above is part of the Pirellulales bacterium genome. Proteins encoded here:
- a CDS encoding CotH kinase family protein; this translates as MSRSYASRFPSPCKAWRARQNSKRLSRFERLEVRLQLAAGSVVINEINYNPPDKTKPTEFIELTNPGTTAVDLSGASFVNGVHYTFPSGTTLAAGGFIVVSESPTALQQMYGVSSFGPWTGSLSNSGEDVTIQDAAGNTLDDVNYGVGFPWPIVGDSPGPGYSIELINPNLDNNLGGNWRSYNPAVTTQVTLISKDSTWDYRKGTAEATPSPYAISAWRGLDYVEDSNWKTGTGPIGYDQAGGPTMGTTLSDMNGSYTSVFMRKTFYIPDPAEALGLTLQAMYDDGFNVWINGHLAQTVNTPGENTAFNGLASSARAGSDATYYSFTINPTFLQAGDNEIAIQFFNAAKTDSDAYFDAALIETTGTGGPTPGRQNSDYAAAAAPDMRQVTQSQQMPTPGTTQTITVKVTDPAGVAAVTLSYQTVDAGNYISLQDSAYSNPVNWTTVTMFDDGTNGDATAGDGIYTAVLPASVQVDRRLVRYRITATGNDGLSITGPYDDDPVPNFAYYVYSGVPSYTAALDPGASGSSGQTQTFSSATMSSVPVLQLLTKQQDHDNSQHIPGSNTPASTGNEYAFSGTLVYNGVVYDGIHYRARGGVWRYAMGKNMWKIDFENGHDFQAYYADGTPYPTTWKKLDLGADIQQGDIGDRGEQGLFETMSFALFNEAGVPAPGTIPTELRIVENSSATGTSQYTTDFQGLYLMVEEPDGHFLDSHDLPDGNLYKIENGAGTSKNQGPTEPSDGSDLTAFINALNNHPSEAWIEANIDLPEFYAYQAVTEMIHNWDIGFGKNYLYYHNPDTGLWEIIPWDTDLTWYVNYQPTNGDITPFTSAILAYLSLQIQYRDTVRSLEDLLFSPENISKLADTYANEVNPSGAGPTLVQADAAMWDYNPIETSSDVNSSKAGVGRYYANGSPTQDFAGMVARLKSFEQSRISYLDSTVITTADAAAAPLTATVTYTGDADFPLDDLTFSTGSFAAGNLGGTFAGVEWRIADVTNVSGLDPNLEVNAVWDSGVITTYSPTITIPSNIGLIPGHTYRVRVRMLDSNGRWSHWSSVNAGSTQFVVTAPNNAVKNSLRITELNYDPAKPPKGSPYNNDDFEFVELENFGSQTLNLAGVSFTNGIDYTFGNVTLAPGQVGVLVHNTAAFQSLYGTGPLILGDYLSTGQSFSNSGEEVELDDAFGQVLADFTYSPNWYSTTHGSGSTLEVINPAVDPDLNNSANWRASTTTNGTPGVGSTVSLPAPTGAAATNVSTTQVSLQWIDNAMTEQGYTIFRSTAGGPFTQIASLAANSTTFTDNNSGAGLIPGEQYEYLIQAFNASGFSNPGDVVVTTLSPAPTNLVGLPGSGAITLTWSVPVGAVTYNVYRGFTSGGEGVTPIATNLALPSYADASISGNNYYYVITAVNTAGLESARSAEIGELLGPVDWYQFDAGSGTTGVDSAGTDTGTLVGTTKPAWVAGRIGPFALSFSGDGQYEKSNESAVQVASNLAPILGSTSTLDVWVKTTQTGNNIHYMAPAITGVEESGGTNDINWGTLNAAGDIGIYVGDTGGVYSTSAINNGQWHNIAMTRDVSTGIVQLYVDGVLQGTSTFDTGSKTSQFFLIGALTDVASNGTTINGANYFNGSLDDVRIYSRVLSASEIAGLGEVPATPTGCSATALSASQVQLNWTNASNFAQNIEIDRKTGSGGTFAQVALLQGSETTFTDTNLTAGAQYFYQIRALDGAGNSAFTSAVNVTPPVPTVASNFIFYNDSFFDDELDSNAIATDKQVLLPGQTASFESYTSYSKGLNGLMIDVNNLDGNVTSADFTFLVGNSSDVTSWQAAPAPQIISEFPGGGVNGSTRIEIIWADNAIQNQWLQVTLLADAVTQLATPDVFYVGNAMGDVGNSTTDANVDSTDILGARGHHDAGPVSVINPYDFNRDGIVDSQDVAIAKQNVRVATAALQLITAPSSGGGSLSAEAVVASPIETSPQESFSDPVSMMVMPISLPLLPAPQSASPVDVISTHHLVMPLANRPTVNSIFTQKVHGGSAATPLTSSHHLLLDSQFADSGSDSLVHKKSHKFDANSAGVDRLYESFAANLATSWREFFER